A single Gammaproteobacteria bacterium DNA region contains:
- a CDS encoding argininosuccinate synthase: MKNKAAINKVVLAYSGGLDTSIILKWLQDEYDCEVVTFTADIGQGEEVEPARAKARAAGVKEIYIDDLREEYARDFVFPMFRANAIYEGQYLLGTSIARPLIAKRQIEIANETGADAVSHGATGKGNDQVRFELGYYGLKPDVQVIAPWREWDLNSREKLMAYAEQHGIPVEQKRGKKSPYSMDANLLHISYEGGVLEDPWTGPEEDMWRWTVAPEAAPDVPTIIELSYRQGDIVAIDGEPMSPAQVMAHLNRVAGANGIGRDDIVENRYVGMKSRGCYETPAGTVMLKAHRAMESITLDREVAHLKDELMPRYAALIYNGYWWAPERKMMQAMIDASQATVNGRVRLKLYRGNVIVEGRESATDSLFDATIATFEDDAGAYNQQDAEGFIKLNALRLRIAAKK; encoded by the coding sequence ATGAAAAATAAAGCGGCAATCAATAAAGTAGTGCTGGCCTATTCCGGCGGCCTGGATACCTCCATCATCCTCAAGTGGTTGCAGGACGAATATGATTGCGAGGTGGTGACCTTTACCGCCGACATCGGCCAGGGTGAGGAGGTCGAACCGGCCCGCGCCAAGGCCAGGGCGGCCGGGGTGAAAGAGATTTACATTGACGATCTGCGCGAAGAATACGCGCGCGATTTTGTGTTTCCGATGTTTCGCGCCAATGCGATCTACGAAGGCCAGTACCTGCTGGGTACCTCTATCGCGCGGCCCTTGATCGCCAAGCGCCAGATCGAGATTGCCAACGAGACCGGCGCCGATGCGGTGTCACACGGTGCGACCGGCAAGGGTAACGACCAGGTGCGTTTTGAGCTCGGCTATTACGGCCTCAAACCGGACGTGCAGGTTATCGCCCCATGGCGCGAATGGGATCTCAACTCGCGTGAAAAACTGATGGCCTATGCCGAGCAACACGGTATCCCGGTCGAGCAAAAGCGCGGTAAAAAATCCCCCTATTCCATGGACGCGAATCTGCTGCACATCTCCTACGAGGGCGGTGTCCTCGAAGACCCGTGGACCGGCCCGGAGGAGGACATGTGGCGCTGGACGGTCGCGCCGGAGGCCGCGCCCGATGTGCCGACTATTATCGAACTGAGCTATCGGCAGGGCGACATCGTCGCCATCGACGGCGAGCCCATGAGCCCGGCGCAGGTGATGGCGCACCTGAACAGGGTGGCGGGCGCCAATGGCATCGGTCGCGACGACATCGTCGAAAATCGTTATGTGGGCATGAAATCCCGCGGCTGTTACGAGACCCCGGCGGGTACGGTCATGCTCAAGGCCCACCGCGCCATGGAATCGATTACCCTGGATCGGGAGGTGGCCCATCTCAAGGATGAGCTGATGCCGCGTTACGCCGCGCTGATCTATAACGGTTACTGGTGGGCGCCGGAACGCAAGATGATGCAGGCAATGATCGACGCCTCGCAGGCCACCGTGAATGGCCGGGTGCGGCTCAAGCTGTACCGGGGCAATGTTATCGTGGAAGGGCGCGAGTCGGCGACGGATAGCCTGTTCGATGCGACCATCGCCACCTTCGAGGACGATGCCGGCGCCTATAACCAGCAGGATGCGGAGGGATTTATCAAGCTTAATGCGCTACGCCTGCGCATCGCCGCGAAAAAATAG